One window of the Trifolium pratense cultivar HEN17-A07 linkage group LG2, ARS_RC_1.1, whole genome shotgun sequence genome contains the following:
- the LOC123908809 gene encoding protein DETOXIFICATION 49-like has translation MCETNQEQTNMIFTNPLIPKQKKNQTFHRHLSHTFKEMTSISKIAFPMILTCVLLYFRSMISMFFLGHLNELALAGGSLAVGFANITGYSILSGLSVGMEPICGQAFGAKKFTLLGLCLQRTILLLLLVSIPISISWLYMKKLLLFFNQDEEIATMAQIYLLYSIPDLVAQSFIHPLRIYLRTQSITLPLTLCATFSIILHIPINYFLVFYLDLGIKGVALSGVWTNFNLLGSLILYIYFSGTHEKTWAGFSLECFKEWKTLLNLAIPSCVSVCLEWWWYEFMIIFCGYLSNPKTSVASMGVLIQITSLMYILPYSLSNSVSTRVGNMIGAQKPSKAKLSAISGLSFSFICGVLAFIFTLCVRNMWASIFTKDQRIIDLTSMVLPIIGLCELGNCPQTTGCGVLRGTARPKVGANINLGCFYLIGMPVSIWLAFYGGYDFKGLWLGLLAAQASCAVTMLIVLYKTDWKFEALRARKLTGENENNQIDEEKSLVYVNNEDCLSFFDDVSDEEEEDDDNDEDDEGCLCLV, from the coding sequence aTGTGTGAAACAAATCAAGAACAAACCAACATGATTTTCACCAACCCTTTAatcccaaaacaaaaaaaaaaccaaactttTCATCGCCATCTCTCTCATACCTTCAAAGAAATGACATCCATTTCAAAGATAGCTTTTCCAATGATCCTAACTTGTGTTCTCTTATATTTTAGATCCATGATTTCAATGTTTTTTCTTGGTCATCTCAATGAACTTGCTCTTGCTGGTGGTTCCCTTGCTGTTGGTTTTGCCAACATCACTGGTTACTCCATTCTTTCTGGTCTTTCTGTTGGTATGGAACCAATTTGTGGTCAAGCTTTTGGTGCTAAAAAGTTTACACTTCTTGGTCTTTGTCTTCAAAGAACCATTCTTTTACTCCTTTTGGTTTCAATACCAATATCAATTTCATGGCTTTACATGAAAAaacttcttttgttttttaaccAAGATGAAGAAATCGCAACAATGGCTCAAATATATTTACTTTATTCAATTCCTGATCTTGTTGCACAATCCTTCATTCACCCTTTGAGAATTTACCTTAGGACTCAATCCATTACTCTTCCTCTTACCCTTTGTGCAACTTTCTCAATTATTCTTCACATACccattaattattttcttgttttttatcTTGATTTGGGTATAAAGGGTGTTGCTTTAAGTGGGGTATGGACAAATTTCAACCTTCTTGGTTCTTTGattttatacatttatttttccGGCACACACGAAAAAACGTGGGCCGGGTTTTCTTTAGAATGTTTCAAAGAATGGAAGACACTTCTTAACCTCGCCATTCCAAGCTGCGTTTCTGTCTGCTTGGAATGGTGGTGgtatgaatttatgataatcTTTTGTGGATACTTAAGTAATCCAAAAACAAGTGTTGCATCAATGGGGGTGTTAATCCAAATTACTTCATTGATGTACATTTTACCTTATTCACTAAGCAATAGTGTTTCAACAAGAGTTGGTAATATGATAGGTGCACAAAAGCCATCAAAAGCTAAACTTTCTGCAATTTCAGGACTTTCTTTCAGTTTCATTTGTGGGGTATTGGCATTTATTTTCACTCTTTGTGTAAGAAACATGTGGGCTAGTATATTTACAAAAGACCAAAGAATCATTGATTTAACATCAATGGTTTTGCCAATTATAGGTTTATGTGAATTAGGTAATTGTCCTCAAACAACAGGTTGTGGTGTTCTTAGAGGAACAGCAAGGCCTAAAGTTGGTGCTAATATCAACTTAGGTTGTTTTTATCTCATTGGAATGCCGGTTTCGATTTGGTTAGCTTTTTATGGTGGTTATGATTTTAAAGGTCTTTGGCTTGGTTTACTTGCTGCTCAGGCATCATGTGCTGTTACTATGTTGATTGTTCTTTATAAAACTGATTGGAAATTTGAAGCTTTAAGAGCAAGGAAACTTACTGGTGAGAATGAGAACAATCAAATTGATGAAGAGAAGTCACTTGTTTATGTAAACAATGAAGATTGTTTGTCATTTTTTGATGATGTttctgatgaagaagaagaagatgatgataatgatgaggATGATGAAGGGTGTTTATGTTTGGTTTAA